GCACGCCGCCCGGGTCGCCTCGCCGCAGCTGCGCGGGGCGCTCGCCGCGGCGGCGAAAGGGTTCGCCAAGGACACCGTGCCCTTCGACGCGTACCTCGACGGGGAGGGGCGACTGCGGAAGGTGCGCCACCAGTTCAGCTTCAGCAACCAGGGCCGGACGGTCGCGGTCGCCTCGACGACCCTGCTGTACGGCTTCGGGGTCCCCGTCGAGGTGACGCTGCCGGACCGCCGCGACATCTACGCCGGGAAGATCAAGGCCTGACCCGGTGCGGTGGCGGGCCGGACCATCGGCAAATGGTCCGGACGTGTCATGCGCGGCGCGTCGCCCCGTACCTACGCTGGGAGACCGCTGGGAGACCGACGCCGGCAGGAAGAGGTGGATGCGCGTGGCCCCGCCCGGTACAGCAACCGTGCCCGCAGACCCGGACTGCGTCGCCCTCGCCGAGATCGAGCTCTGCGGCGAGCTGATCATCGCGGCATCGGCCGCGGACGGGGAACGGCTCAGCGCCGACCGGATCGACGAGGTGCTGCGGGTGGAGGCGGAGCGGGCCGTGAAGGACTTCTGACGGCCGGGCGGTGTGAAGGGACTCTCGGAAGGGACTCTCGCGGGCGGGCCGTGTCAGGGCCGATGGCGGGTGGACCGTGTCAGGGCCGCCGGCGGCCGGGCCGTACCGGGGGCGCAGGCGGCCGGGTCGTACCGGGGGCGCCGGTGGCCGGGCCGTGCAGGGCCCGGCTGGGTGCGGCGCCTGGTGGCCGGGCCGTGCAGGACCCTTCGGCGGCGCCGCCCCGCCCGTACCCTCAGGTGCGCATCATGCGGGCGATGGCCTTCGTGGCCTCCTCGACCTTCTCGTCGATGCCCGAGCCGGTGGCCGCCGCGTCCGCGACGCAGTGCCGCAGGTGCTCCTCCAGGAGCTGGAGGGCGAAGGACTGGAGCGCCTTCGTCGAGGCGGAGACCTGCGTGAGTATGTCGATGCAGTAGACGTCCTCGTCGACCATCCGCTGGAGGCCGCGGATCTGGCCCTCGATCCGGCGGAGCCGCTTGAGGTGCTCGTCCTTCTGCTTGTGGTAGCCGTGCACACCGTGTGCGTGGTCGGCCGCCTCGACGGCCTCGACGGCCTCGGGGGTGACCTGGTCCGTCTCGGTGGTCGTCATCGCGTCCTCCCGTTGTCCATTAAGGGGGTGTATACCCCTCGTGGGTATATGGTACCGATCCCCGCCGATCCGGGCGGGGGCCCGCTGCAGTTCACTGTGCCTGATGGGCGACACTGAGAGACGCCGGTTAGCCGTGGCCGGATGATGCGCCTAGCATCAGCCTGACCGAAACCCAGCACCCCGAGGACCTCACGTGCGATTTCGTCTGACCCCCAGGGAGACGAGCTTCTACGACATGTTCGCCGCGTCCGCGGACAACATCGTCACGGGCTCCAAGCTCCTGATGGAACTGCTCGGAGCGGAGCCTTCCGCCCGGGCCGAGATCGCGGAGCGGATGCGGGCAGCGGAGCACGCCGGTGACGACGCCACCCACGCGATCTTCCACCAGCTGAACTCCTCCTTCATCACACCGTTCGACCGCGAGGACATCTACTCCCTCGCTTCGTCCCTCGACGACATCATGGACTTCATGGAAGAGGCCGTCGACCTGGTCGTCCTCTACAACATCGAAGAGCTCCCCAAGGGTGTCGAGCAGCAGATCGAGGTCCTGGCCCGGGCGGCGGAACTGACCGCCGAGGCCATGCCGAACCTGCGGACGATGTCGAACCTCACCGAGTACTGGATCGAGGTCAACCGTCTCGAGAACCAGGCGGACCAGATCCACCGCAAGCTGCTCGCCCACCTCTTCAACGGCAAGTACGACGCCATCGAGGTGCTGAAGCTCAAGCAGGTCGTGGATGTGCTGGAAGAGGCGGCCGACGCCTTCGAGCACGTGGCCAACACGGTGGAGACCATCGCGGTCAAGGAGTCCTGAGCTTCGTGGACACCTTCGCTCTGATCGTGACCATCGGTGTCGCGCTCGGCTTCACGTATACGAACGGCTTCCACGATTCCGCCAACGCCATCGCCACCTCGGTGTCGACCCGGGCGCTGACCCCCCGGGCGGCGCTCGCGATGGCGGCGGTCATGAACCTCGCCGGTGCCTTCCTCGGCAGCGGTGTCGCGCACACCGTCAGCAAGGGTCTGATCGAGACGCCGACGGGCAACTCGGGGATGGGCATCCTCTTCGCCGCGCTGCTCGGCGCGATCGTCTGGAACCTCGTCACCTGGTACTTCGGACTTCCCTCGTCCTCCTCGCACGCGCTCTTCGGCGGCATGGTGGGCGCGGCGCTCGCGGGCGGCACGCAGGTCATCTGGTCGGGCGTCCTCGAGAAGGTCGTCATCCCGATGTTCCTCTCGCCGGTCGTCGGCCTCATCGCCGGTTACCTGGTGATGACCGCGATCCTGTGGATGTTCCGCAAGGCGAACCCGCACAAGGCCAAGCGCGGCTTCCGCATCGCGCAGACCGTCTCGGCGGCCGGCATGGCGCTCGGCCACGGCCTCCAGGACGCCCAGAAGACCATGGGCATCGTGGTGATGGCCCTGGTCATCGGTGACGTGCAGAGCGCCGACGCGCCGATCCCGGTGTGGGTGAAGCTCGCCTGTGCCGTCATGCTCTCGCTCGGTACGTACGCGGGCGGCTGGCGCATCATGCGGACCCTCGGCCGCAAGATCATCGAGCTGGACCCGCCGCAGGGCTTCGCGGCGGAGACGACCGGCGCGTCGATCATGTTCCTGACGGCGTTCGTCTTCAAGGCGCCGATCTCGACGACGCACGTCATCACCTCCGCGATCATGGGCGTCGGTGCGACGAAGCGCGTCAACGCGGTCCGGTGGGGTGTCGCCAAGAACATCGTCCTGGGCTGGTTCATCACGATGCCGGCGGCGGGAATCGTTGCCGCGCTGAGCTATTACGTGATCAAGCTGCTCTTCGGTTAGGACCCCGCGAAAGTGGTTGGGCCCGGCTCCCCTGTGGGGGAGCCGGGCCCTCGTCGTTACGGTGGCACCGCCATGCAGCACCGTAAGACGGCTTTATCCGAAGCGGCCGGAGATGTAGTCCTCGGTCGCCTGGACGCTCGGGTTGGAGAAGATGCGCTCGGTGTCGTCCAGCTCGATCAGCTTGCCGGGCTGGCCGACGGCCGCCAGGTTGAAGAAGGCCGTACGGTCCGAGACGCGGGCGGCCTGCTGCATGTTGTGCGTCACGATGACGATCGTGAAGCGCTCCTTCAGCTCGCCGATGAGGTCCTCGATGGCGAGCGTGGAGATCGGGTCGAGGGCCGAGCAGGGCTCGTCCATGAGCAGGACGTCGGGCTCGACGGCGATCGCGCGGGCGATGCACAGACGCTGCTGCTGACCGCCGGAGAGGCCGGAGCCCGGCTTGTTGAGGCGGTCCTTGACCTCGTTCCAGAGGTTGGCGCCCTTGAGGGACCGCTCGACTATGTCGCTGAGCTGGGACTTCTTGTACTTGCCGTTGAGGCGCAGGCCCGCCGCCACGTTGTCGAAGATCGACATGGTGGGGAAGGGGTTCGGCCGCTGGAAGACCATGCCGACGGTGCGGCGCACGGCTACCGGGTCGACGTTCGTCCCGTACAGGTTCTCGTCGTCCAGCATCACCTTGCCCTCGACGCGGCCGCCGGGGGTGACCTCGTGCATCCGGTTCAGGGTGCGCAGGAAGGTGGACTTGCCGCAGCCGGACGGGCCGATGAAGGCCGTCACGGAGCGGGGCTCGACGGTCATCGAGATGTCGTCGATCGCCTTGTGGGCGCCGTAGTAGGCGGAGAGGCCGCTGACGTCGATTCGCTTGGCCATATCAATTCACTTCCAGAGTGCCGCGTCAGCGGCCGGTCTTCGGGGCCTTCCAGCGGGCGATGCCGCGGGCCACCAGGTTGAGGATCATGACGAAGGCGATCAGGACGAGCGCGGCGGCCCAGGCGCGGGCCACGGCGGCGTCGGTGCCGACCGCGTACTGCTCGTACACGTAGAGCGGCAGGGAGGACTGGGCGCCTTCGAAGGGGTTCGGGTTGATGAGCTTCGTACCGAACACGAGGAGCAGGACCGGGGCCGTCTCACCGGTGATGCGGGCGACCGCGAGCATGACGCCCGTGGTGATGCCGCCGATCGCGGTGGGCAGGACCACCTTCAGGATGGTGCGCCACTTGGGGATGCCGAGGGCGAGGGAGGCCTCGCGGAGCTCGTTCGGGACGAGCTTGAGCATCTCCTCGGTGGAGCGGACCACGACCGGCATCATCAGGATGGCGAGGGCCATCGCGCCGGCGAAACCGGAGGGGCCGAAGCCCAGGATCAGGTTCCAGGTGGCGAGGACGAAGAGGCCGGCGACGATCGACGGGATGCCCGTCATGACGTCGACGAAGAAGGTGACGACCTTGGCGAGCTTGCCGCCGTTGGCGTACTCGACGAGGTAGACCGCGGTCAGCAGGCCGATCGGCGCGGCGATCAGGGTCGCGATGCCGACCTGCTCGATGGTGCCGAGCAGCGCGTGGTAGACGCCGCCGCCCTCCTCGGCGTCGAGGACGCCGTTCATCGAGTGGGTCAGGAAGTACGGGCTGAGGGCGTCGAGGCCCTTGCTGATCGTGACCCAGGCGAGGGAGAACAGCGGGATCACGGCGAGGACGAAGCACACCCAGACGAGGCTGGTGGCGACGCGGTCCTTGGCCTGGCGGCTGCCCTCGACCTTGGTGGTCACGGCGAAGGTGACGAGGACGAAGAGCAGTGCGGCGATCAGGCCCCACTGGACCTTGCTGTGCCAGCCGGCGCCGAGGCCGATGCCGATGGCTCCGGCGATCGAGCCGGCGGCGATGGCGGCCGGGGTCCAGCGCGGGAGACGGGCGTGCGAGAGGGGTGCGCGGCGCGGGGCGGCCGCGACCGGACGTTCCTGTATGGCGTGGCTCATGCCGCGGCCCCCGAGTACTCCTTGCGGCGGCCGATGATCCAGCGGGCGGCGCCGTTGACCAGCAGGGTGATGAGGAAGAGGACGAGGCCGGAGGCGATCAGGGCGTCGCGGCCGTACTCGTTGGCCTCGTTGAACTTGGCGGCGATGTTCTGCGCGAAGGTGCCGCCGCCCGGGTCGAGCAGGTGGCCCGAGAGGACGAAGCTGGGGGAGAGGACGACGGCGACGGCCATCGTCTCGCCGAGTGCGCGGCCGAGGCCCAGCATGGAGGCGGAGATGATGCCGGAGCGGCCGAAGGGCAGCACCGACATGCGGATGACCTCCCAGCGCGTGGCGCCGAGGGCGAGGGCGGCTTCCTCGTGCATCTTCGGGACCTGGAGGAAGACCTCGCGGGTCACGTTGGTGATGATCGGAAGGATCATGATCGCCAGCAGGATGCCCACGGTGAAGAGGTTGCGGGCGACGCCGTCGCTGGACTTGTCGAAGATGTACGTCCAGCCCAGGTACTGGTCGAGCCACTTGTTGAGGCCGTCCAGGTACGGGACGAGGAAGATCGCGCCCCAGAGGCCGTAGATGATGCTGGGCACGGCGGCGAGCAGGTCGACGACGTACGCGAGCGGCTTGGCCAGCTTGCGCGGGGCGTAGTGCGAGATGAAGAGGGCGATCCCGATCGCGACGGGCACGGCGATGAGCATCGCGATGACCGAGGAGACGAGGGTGCCGAAGGCGAGGACGGCGATGCCGAAGACCGGCGGTGTGTTCGCCGGGTTCCACTCGAAGGTGGTGAAGAAGTTCGTGCTGTCCTTCGAGATGGCGAGGGCGGCACGGTAGGTCAGGAAGACCGCGATCGCGGCCATGATCACGAGGAGGGTGATGCCGGAGCCGCGGGACAGGCCGCTGAAGATGCGGTCCCCGGGGCGGGTCGCGCTCTTGGCGCGCCGGCTCCTCTGTATGTCAGGTGTGGTGGTAGCCATCTGTTCTACTCCGGTCTGCGGGTCCCGTACGTCCCTCACGGGGTACGGGGTCCCTGGCGGCGGTGCACCGGATGCCGGGGCCGGCCCCTTCACGCGAGGTGGGGGGCCGGACCCGGCCGGGGGTCAGGACAGGGTGGGGACGATCTGGCGGACCTTGGCCGCGATCTCGGCCGGGAGCGGGGCGTAGCCGGCGTCGGAGAGGACCTTCTGGCCCTCCTCGCTGGCGGTGTAGGTGAGGAACGCCTTCAGGGTCGGCAGGGTGTCCGCCTTGTTGCCCTTGTCGCAGGCGATCTCGTACGTGACCAGGGTGATCGGGTACGCACCCTCGGCCTTGGTCGTGTAGTCGAGGGAGAGGGCCAGGTCGCTGCCGGTGCCCTTGACCTTGGCGGCGGCGATGGCCTTCGAGGCGTTCTCCGTGGTCGCGGCGACCGGGGCGGAGGCACCGGTGTTGATGCTGACCGTGGAGATCTTGTTGGCCGTCGCGTAGGAGAGCTCGAAGTAGCCGATGGAGCCCTCGGCGTCCTTGACGGCGGTGGCGACACCGGAGGAGCCGTTGGCGGCCTGGCCACCCGGGGCGGGCCACGACTTCGTCTTCGGGTCGTACTTCCAGTCGGTCGGGGCCGTGGCGGAGAGGTACTTGCCCAGGTTCTGGGTGGTGCCCGACTCGTCCGAGCGGTGGAAGGCCTGGATGGTGGTGTCGGGGAGCTTGGCGCCCGGGTTCAGCTTGGCGATCTCCGGAGCGTTCCACTTGGTGATCTTCGTGTCGAAGATCTTGGCCAGGGTGGGGGCGTCCAGGACCAGGTTGTCCACGCCGTCCAGCTTATAGCCGATGGCGATCGGGCCGCCCACCATGGGGAGGTTGATGCCCTTGCCGCCCTTGCAGACCTTCTGCGACTCGGTGACCTCTTCGGGCTTCAGGGCGGAGTCGGAGCCGGCGAAGGTGACCTGGCCCTGGTTGAACTTGGTGATGCCGCCGCCGGAGCCGATGGCCTGGTAGTTGACCTCGACGCCGGAGCACGCGGCCTGGAAGTTCTTGACCCAGAGGTCCATCGCGTTCTTCTGCGCGCTGGAGCCGGCGGCGAGGAGCTGGCCCTTGGCACCGTCACAGGCGATGTTCGACGCGGCGGCGGAGGTCTTGGTGCCGCCGTCCTTCGTCGGGGTCTCCGTGTTGTTGTCCGAGCCACACGCCGAGAGGACGAGCGCACCGGAGACGACGAGGGCACCGATCGCGGAGGCGCGAAGCCCGTTCTTACGCGAAAGCTTCACTTTCGGGTGTTTCCTTCCAGAAGCCGCCTTGTCGCGGACCGTGTGTGTCCTGACCGTTCTACGGCGGCGTGTGTCGGTTGGTCGGTGCTGCGCTGTGCTCCGTGCACCGTGTAAGGCCGAAATTAGGCAGAACAGGTGAAGCGGTCGACGGGGGAGGGTGAACGGGAAGTGAACCGTGCCGGAAGGGCGGGTGCGGGCGCCTTGGGCGGCGGGCGGCGGGATCTTGGGCCTCTGCCGATGCGGGCGGCGCCCCGTCCGTTGTGGGCCTGTGCCCGCCGTTGTGGGCGGTGCCCCGCCGCCCCCGTTGTGGGCAGTCGTTCCGCTGGGGCGGAACGGGTGGGCACAACGGACCCGCGCCCTGCCGGCGCCCGAGGCTTCCGCGCCTGAACCCGCACCACGGGGTGCGCCGCGCGGTCGGTGCGGGTTCAGGCGCGGAACGCCTAGGCCCGGCTGAGGGCACCGTCCCGTGTGCCCACCCGTCCCGCCCTGCGGGACGATTGCCCACACGGCAGCGGGGCACCGCCCGCCCGGGCGCGGGGCCACACGGGGGGCGGCGGAGGGCACCGCCCGGCACGGCGTGGGCCCGCACGGGGCGGGGCGAAGGCCCGGGGGCGGGCCCCGCACGGCGGTGGGCGACGCCCAGCCGGGTGCGGGCCCGTGCGGGGGGGGGCGTCAGTGGTGGGGTGTTGTTATTGCTGCGTCCAGGAGGGTGCGGTCTCTGGGTTGGGTGAGGCGGTGGCGGGCCGCCGACGGGGGCAGCCAGATCAGGGCGTCGATCTCCTTCGTCGGGACGAAGCCGCCGTCCAGGGCCCGGGCCGACCAGTACTCGACCTGCTTGGGGCGCCCGTCCACCCAGTAGTGCGCCGTGGGCAGGCGGGGGCCGAGTTCGCAGCGGCGGCCCGTCTCCTCCAGGACTTCCCGCACGGCGCACTCCTCCGCCGTCTCGCCGCGCTTCCGCTTGCCCTTGGGGTGCGACCAGTCGTCCCACTTGGGCCGGTGGACCAGGGCGATCTCGATGCCTTGGCCGGAAACCGCCGGGCGCCACAGGACGCAGCCTGCCGCCAGGATCGGGGTGGTCATGAGACGACCGGGGCCGTTGTCCTGTGCCAGGCCCTCTGGAAGGCGAAGCGTGCCGCCTCCACCTCGTGGCGCTGGTCGGCGTGGAGGACGCCGAGGGCGTAGGCCGTCGCCGGGGCGATGCGGGGGGTGCGGGCCGCCGCGGCCGCCGCCGCCGCGGCCTCCGCCGCGTCGCGGTGCGCGTCGAGGGCCCGTGCCGCCTCGTACAGGACCGGATCCGGCTCGCCGCCCGTGTGCAGGGCCTCCGTCGCGTACCGGTGCAGGCGCAGCAGGAGCCGCGTCTGGTGCCAGGGCGCGTCCTGGGCCTCGCCGGCCGCGAGCGCGAGGGCGTCCGCGTTGTACGGGTGGGCCGCCCGGGTGAGGGGGAGCGCGGCCACCGCGTCGAGGAGGCGCCGCTCGGCGAGCTCGGCGGGGGCGTCGATGACCTCGATGGCCGGGGCCGCGCCCGCAGGGCCGAGCGGGACTTCCGAGGCCAGGAGGGCGACGGCGTCGGCGACCGCGTGGAAGCGGGCGGAGCCGAGCGCTTGGAGGGAGGCCGAGTGGGCGCGCGTACGGGCCAGGGTCAGTTGGCGTTCGAGGAGGGCGCCGGCGCGGGCGGCGCCGACCGTGATCCCGGGGCCGCCCTCCGCGTTCCGGGCCGCCGGGACCGGGCCCCCGCCGTTCGACAGGCGGGACAGCGCGTCCACCAGGCGGACGAGTCGCGACGTGCAGGCCTGCTCCAGGGCCAGGGTCCCGGAGAGCCAGGCCAGCTCCGTGCGCAGTTGGTCCGCCCAGGCCGTGTCGAGCAGCGGCCGGAAGGTGTGGAGGGTGCCGCCGATCCTGCGGGCCGCGCCCCGCAGCGTACGGGCGGCCTCCTCCGCTCCGGCCGTGTCGGAGCCGCTCTCGCCGTGCAGGCGCAGGCCGCGGAGGAAGTCCGCGGCCCGGGCGTGCAGGTAGGGGGCCAGGACCTCGCCCGCCGTGACGTCCTGCGAGTGGTCAGGGTTGTGCACGCCGGCGCCTCCGCGCGTCGATGAGCATCTCCTGGACGTGCCGCAGGGGCCGGCCCTCGGGGTCGGTCGCGTGCCGCGTCCAGTTCCCGTCGGGGCCGAGGTGCCAGGAGGAGGTGGTGTCGGACATCCCGGTCTCCAGGAGCCGGGTGAGTGCCGCCCGGTGTGCCGGGTCGGAGACCCGTACGAGGGCCTCGATCCGGCGGTCCAGGTTGCGGTGCATCATGTCGGCGCTGCCGAGCCAGACCTCGGGTTCGCCGCCGTTGCCGAAGGCGAAGACCCGGGAGTGCTCCAGGAAGCGGCCGAGGATCGAGCGGACCCGGATGTTCTCCGAGAGGCCGGTGACCCCGGGGCGTACGGCGCAGATGCCGCGGACCCAGATGTCGACCGGGACGCCGGCCCGCGAGGCCTGGTAGCAGGCGTCGATGACGGCCTCGTCGACCATCGAGTTGACCTTGATGCGGACGTACGCGGGCCGGCCCGCCTTGTGGTGCGCGATCTCCTTGGTGATCCGGGAGACCAGGCCGTCGCGCAGCGACTTCGGGGCGGTGAGGAGGCGGCGGTACGTCTCGCGGCGGGAGTAGCCGGAGAGCCGGTTGAACAGGTCGGACAGGTCCGCGCCGACCTGCGGGTCGGCGGTGAGCAGGCCCAGGTCCTCGTAGAGCCGGGCGGTCTTCGGGTGGTAGTTGCCGGTGCCGACGTGCGAGTAGCGGCGCAGGACCTCGCCCTCCTGGCGTACCACCAGGGAGAGCTTGCAGTGGGTCTTGAGGCCCACCAGGCCGTACACGACGTGGCAGCCGGCCTCCTCCAGCTTCCGCGCCCACTTGATGTTGGCCTGCTCGTCGAAGCGGGCCTTGATCTCGACGAGGACGAGGACCTGCTTGCCGGACTCGGCGGCGTCGATGAGGGCGTCCACTATCGGGGAGTCGCCGGAGGTCCGGTACAGCGTCTGCTTGATCGCGAGGACGTCCGGGTCGGCCGCCGCCTGCTCCAGGAAGGCCTGGACGGAGGTGGAGAAGGAGTCGTACGGGTGGTGCAGGAGGACGTCGCGCTCGCGCAGCGCGGCGAAGATGTCCGGTGCCGACGCGGACTCGACCTCGGCGAGGTCCCGGTGGGTGCCGGCGACGAACTTCGGGTACTTCAGCTCGGGCCGGTCCTGCCCGGCGATCCCGAAGAGCCCGGTGAGGTCGAGCGGGCCGGGCAGCGGGTACACCTCGGCGTCGGAGATCTTCAGCTCGCGGACCAGCAGGTCGAGGACGTACGGGTCGATGGACTCCTCGACCTCCAGGCGCACCGGCGGCCCGAAGCGGCGGCGCATGAGCTCCTTCTCCAGGGCCTGGAGCAGGTTCTCGGCGTCGTCCTCCTCGACCTCCAGGTCCTCGTTCCTGGTCACCCGGAACATGTGGTGCGCGAGCACCTCCATGCCGGGGAACAGCTCCTCCAGGTGCGCCGCGATGACGTCCTCCAGGGGGACGTACCGCTGCGGGGAGGCCTCCAGGAAGCGGGAGAGCAGCGGCGGCACCTTGACGCGCGCGAAGTGGCGGTGGCCGCTGACCGGGTTGCGCACGACCACGGCGAGGTTGAGGGAGAGACCCGAGATGTACGGGAAGGGGTGCGCCGGGTCCACGGCCAGCGGCGTGAGCACCGGGAAGATCTGCTGCCGGAACAGGGTGAAGAGCCGGGCCTGCTCCTTCTCGGTGAGCTCGGGCCAGCGGATCAGGTGGATGCCCTCGTCGGCGAGGGCCGGGGCCACGTCCTGCTGGTAGCAGGCGGCGTGCCGGGCCATGAGCTCGCGCGAACGCGTCCAGATCAGGTCGAGGACCTCGCGGGGCTGGAGGCCGGAGGCGGAGCGGGTGGCGACGCCGGTGGCGATGCGGCGCTTGAGGCCGGCCACGCGGACCATGAAGAACTCGTCGAGGTTCGAGGCGAAGATCGCGAGGAAGTTCGCCCGTTCGAGGAGGGGGGTCGTCGGGTCCTCGGCGAGTTCGAGGACGCGCTCGTTGAAAGCGAGCCAGCTGCGCTCCCGGTCGAGGAAACGACCCTGCGGCAGCTCGTCGCCGAGCGCGCCGTCGTCCTCGTAGGTATCGGGATCCGTGTCCAGGTCGGCGTCGATGTCGGTCACGACGGCTCCGTTGACCACGTGCGCGCGGTGCGCGGCTATGGGACCGACGGGCGACGCGGTGGACGGCGTGCCGGAGGGCTTTCCGGACGACTTTCCGTTCGACGGGGCGGACGGCGTGGCGGAGGACTGGACCGGGACCTCGGCGGGCTGCTGCTTCATGGCCCCATTCTTCCGCGCGAAGGGGTGGTCAGGCGCGTCGGAGCGGGCCGTGGGGGAGGGAAGTCTCCCTTTGGGGAGAGCGGACACGGAGCGCTTCATTGCGTGAGCGTCGCAAGCGCTTCTGAATGGCCGGTAACGACGACATGTCGTATGGGAATCGGGGGCGGGGCCCTTGTCGGGGCCCCGCCCCCTCTCTTTTTACCGAGGGTTACGGGTGCCGGGCGCGCAGGACGCGGAAGGCGGCGAGGGCCGCGAGGGCGGCGAGGGCGAGGAGGATGCCGGACTCGATGAGCTGGGTGGGCCAGAAGTGGGACTGGGGGTGGTAGTCGACGTACTGGCTGGTGGCGCCGTGCCGGGTGAGGCAGCGGTCGAACAGCTTCATTCCCCCGTCGTCCATGCCGTCCAGGCCGGGGGTCCTGTTCACCTCGTCCCAGCAGACCTGCTGGTCGAAGCGCGCCCCGGAGGACGTGAGCAGCCCCGTGTCCATCATCAGGCCGTGGTCCGGCGTCCAGAGCGTGGGGCCGGCCGGGCCGGTGAGCGTCTTCACCGGCAGGAAGGACCAGCGGTACGCGCCCAGGACGAGGAAGACCACGCCCATGACCAGGCCCGTGGCCGCCATGGCCACCAGGGTGCGGCGGATCAGCAGGCCGGCGAGGGCGCCGACGGCGACGGCGGCGAGGACGTACGCGAAGAGGACGACGCCGGTCGCCTCGTACGGGCCGCGCTCGGCCCAGTCGAGGTTCCAGCTGCCGGCGACGCGGCCCCAGCCGATCCGGTAGACGCCCATGAGGGCGATCAGGGTGAGGAAGGCGGCGGCGGTCGTCGAGAGGAGCTTGGTGCGGAGCCAGGCCGCCGGGCTCACCGACTGGGTGAGGGAGAGCTTGTACGTCCCCGACTCGAATTCGCGGGCGACGAGCGGGCCGGCGACGAAGACGCCGACGAGCAGCGGCAGGAACAGCAGGTACGCGCCGCCGTACTCGACGGCCAGCCGCAGCATCTCGTAGCCGCGGTTGTCGTCGGCGGCGTACCGCCCGCCGTCCACGTAGTACCGGTCGGGGGCCTGCGCGTCCCAGATCCGCAGGCCGCCGATCACCGCCAGGGACACGACCACCGCCGTGCCCGCCAGCCACAGCGTCCGCCGGTACTGGCGGACCGTCACCCAGTAGGGGCCCTTCAGGGCGAGGGTGCTCATGCCGGGGCTCCTTCGGTGGCGGTTTCGATGGCTGCTTCGGTGGTGGTTTCGGTGGTGCGGAGGTGGGCGAGGAGGAGGTCCTCCAGGGAGGGTTCCGTGGTCTCCCAGGGGCCTTCGACGCGGCCCTCGTGGCGTACCAGGGCGGTGAGCTGACGGCCCGTCGTGCGGGACTCGACGACCGTGTGCGGGGCGAGGTCGGCGATCGGGCCGGTGAGCAGGGTGTGGGCGGCCAGGAGTTCGTCGACGGGGCCGGCGAGGCGGACCTTGCCGCCGTGGAGCAGGAGCAGGTGGTCGCAGGCGCCCTCCAGCT
The DNA window shown above is from Streptomyces vietnamensis and carries:
- a CDS encoding ABC transporter permease, which translates into the protein MSTLALKGPYWVTVRQYRRTLWLAGTAVVVSLAVIGGLRIWDAQAPDRYYVDGGRYAADDNRGYEMLRLAVEYGGAYLLFLPLLVGVFVAGPLVAREFESGTYKLSLTQSVSPAAWLRTKLLSTTAAAFLTLIALMGVYRIGWGRVAGSWNLDWAERGPYEATGVVLFAYVLAAVAVGALAGLLIRRTLVAMAATGLVMGVVFLVLGAYRWSFLPVKTLTGPAGPTLWTPDHGLMMDTGLLTSSGARFDQQVCWDEVNRTPGLDGMDDGGMKLFDRCLTRHGATSQYVDYHPQSHFWPTQLIESGILLALAALAALAAFRVLRARHP
- a CDS encoding RNA degradosome polyphosphate kinase, whose amino-acid sequence is MKQQPAEVPVQSSATPSAPSNGKSSGKPSGTPSTASPVGPIAAHRAHVVNGAVVTDIDADLDTDPDTYEDDGALGDELPQGRFLDRERSWLAFNERVLELAEDPTTPLLERANFLAIFASNLDEFFMVRVAGLKRRIATGVATRSASGLQPREVLDLIWTRSRELMARHAACYQQDVAPALADEGIHLIRWPELTEKEQARLFTLFRQQIFPVLTPLAVDPAHPFPYISGLSLNLAVVVRNPVSGHRHFARVKVPPLLSRFLEASPQRYVPLEDVIAAHLEELFPGMEVLAHHMFRVTRNEDLEVEEDDAENLLQALEKELMRRRFGPPVRLEVEESIDPYVLDLLVRELKISDAEVYPLPGPLDLTGLFGIAGQDRPELKYPKFVAGTHRDLAEVESASAPDIFAALRERDVLLHHPYDSFSTSVQAFLEQAAADPDVLAIKQTLYRTSGDSPIVDALIDAAESGKQVLVLVEIKARFDEQANIKWARKLEEAGCHVVYGLVGLKTHCKLSLVVRQEGEVLRRYSHVGTGNYHPKTARLYEDLGLLTADPQVGADLSDLFNRLSGYSRRETYRRLLTAPKSLRDGLVSRITKEIAHHKAGRPAYVRIKVNSMVDEAVIDACYQASRAGVPVDIWVRGICAVRPGVTGLSENIRVRSILGRFLEHSRVFAFGNGGEPEVWLGSADMMHRNLDRRIEALVRVSDPAHRAALTRLLETGMSDTTSSWHLGPDGNWTRHATDPEGRPLRHVQEMLIDARRRRRAQP